One stretch of Streptomyces sp. R21 DNA includes these proteins:
- a CDS encoding FadR/GntR family transcriptional regulator, with amino-acid sequence MNDTPAAQAAPPTQAPPVASAAVNSADARREYRPGYEVVAERILEFIAESRLVAGDRLPTENDLAQQLNTSRAVVREAMKILSALGRVRAHKGRGLFVADDEGMLITSRWGGFFRPVDIDHVLMLFEFRRVQEMAASSLAATRATPAELRTIEVAMQQCRHGFTHGQVEVFNQADEDFHMGVAVASHNTFLVSAVRDARRLQRQSSAIGIHDTLGEGTESAVVEHEQIYRAIRDGRPDEAAAATATHLDRTLEDYRREIQRRLFG; translated from the coding sequence ATGAACGACACGCCCGCGGCCCAGGCGGCCCCGCCGACGCAGGCACCTCCCGTCGCGTCGGCAGCGGTGAACAGTGCGGACGCGCGGCGTGAGTACCGGCCCGGCTACGAGGTCGTGGCGGAGCGGATCCTCGAGTTCATCGCCGAGTCCCGGCTGGTGGCGGGTGATCGGCTGCCCACGGAGAACGATCTGGCCCAGCAGCTGAACACCAGCAGGGCGGTGGTGCGGGAGGCCATGAAGATCCTCTCGGCGCTGGGCCGGGTCCGGGCGCACAAGGGGCGCGGACTGTTCGTCGCGGACGACGAGGGCATGCTCATCACCAGCCGCTGGGGCGGATTCTTCCGCCCCGTCGACATCGATCACGTACTCATGCTGTTCGAGTTCCGCAGGGTTCAGGAGATGGCCGCGAGCAGTCTGGCCGCCACCCGTGCCACACCCGCCGAGCTGCGCACCATCGAGGTGGCCATGCAGCAGTGTCGGCACGGGTTCACCCACGGGCAGGTCGAGGTGTTCAACCAGGCGGACGAGGACTTCCACATGGGCGTCGCCGTCGCCTCGCACAACACGTTCCTCGTCAGTGCCGTGCGAGATGCGCGACGACTGCAGCGGCAGTCCAGCGCGATCGGGATCCACGACACGCTCGGTGAAGGCACCGAGTCCGCGGTCGTGGAGCACGAGCAGATCTACCGGGCCATCCGCGACGGCCGGCCCGACGAGGCGGCCGCGGCCACGGCGACACACCTCGACAGGACTCTCGAGGACTACCGGCGGGAGATCCAGCGACGCCTGTTCGGATAG
- a CDS encoding ABC transporter substrate-binding protein, translating to MTVNKPSSGRERVSSRRRAVLLAGCAATVALAMTACGGGSATGTTNKDGFAQVSQKDGALTVWVDATRVAAAKLYQQQHPDVKLDIVTYDGDANGSNYLQTKVQLFNRTHKGWPDVVFSSQNNEATWAVDAGFAAPLDKGLIPAATLTGFASGANDVCTVNGTLYCLRNDLSQAVLWYNAPLLKKFGYQVPTTWEEFQTLGEKVAKEHPGYLVGDAGDSFTPEIYLWASKCGANHITGPKAVSVNTSSEACTRMAKLMDVLIKNKSMSISGVFSTDFGKNEAGKVLLMPGPAWYGGALFEGTFKTPAKQIGAAPIPQWKGETSPSTGNVGGGTWLLSQHSAHIKAATDFLKWVTTDNAYQGEKAPGFPAYTPAAEAWLKGQDASGYFAGDLSALKAASSQVWPEWGSGQFSQEAIWAATVKPGLTQGKSVVSMLPAWQDSIVKYAKSNGYKVSQ from the coding sequence ATGACCGTCAACAAGCCTTCGTCCGGCCGGGAGAGAGTGTCCAGCAGGAGGCGCGCGGTGTTGCTGGCCGGCTGCGCGGCCACCGTGGCGCTGGCCATGACCGCCTGCGGCGGCGGCAGTGCCACGGGTACGACGAACAAGGACGGCTTCGCTCAGGTGTCCCAGAAGGACGGTGCGTTGACCGTCTGGGTGGACGCGACCCGTGTGGCGGCCGCGAAGCTGTACCAGCAGCAGCACCCGGACGTGAAGCTGGACATCGTCACCTACGACGGCGACGCCAACGGCTCGAACTACCTCCAGACCAAGGTCCAGCTGTTCAACCGCACCCACAAGGGCTGGCCGGACGTCGTGTTCAGCTCCCAGAACAACGAGGCGACCTGGGCGGTCGACGCGGGCTTCGCCGCTCCGCTCGACAAGGGCCTGATACCCGCCGCGACCCTGACCGGTTTCGCCAGTGGGGCCAACGATGTCTGCACGGTGAACGGCACTCTCTACTGTCTGCGCAACGACCTCTCCCAGGCGGTGCTGTGGTACAACGCGCCTCTGCTGAAGAAGTTCGGCTACCAGGTTCCGACGACCTGGGAGGAGTTCCAGACGCTCGGCGAGAAGGTGGCCAAAGAGCACCCGGGCTATCTCGTGGGCGACGCCGGCGACTCCTTCACCCCTGAGATCTACCTCTGGGCGAGCAAGTGCGGTGCCAACCACATCACCGGCCCGAAGGCCGTGTCGGTGAACACCTCCAGCGAGGCCTGCACCAGGATGGCCAAGCTCATGGACGTGCTGATCAAGAACAAGTCCATGTCCATCAGCGGGGTCTTCAGCACCGACTTCGGCAAGAACGAGGCCGGCAAGGTCCTGCTCATGCCGGGTCCGGCCTGGTACGGCGGTGCGCTGTTCGAGGGCACCTTCAAGACCCCGGCCAAGCAGATCGGCGCGGCGCCCATCCCGCAGTGGAAGGGGGAGACCTCGCCGTCCACCGGTAACGTCGGCGGCGGCACCTGGCTGCTGTCCCAGCACTCCGCGCACATCAAGGCCGCCACCGACTTCCTGAAGTGGGTCACCACCGACAACGCCTACCAGGGCGAGAAGGCGCCGGGCTTCCCCGCGTACACGCCGGCGGCCGAGGCGTGGCTGAAGGGACAGGACGCCTCCGGCTACTTCGCCGGCGACCTGAGCGCTCTGAAGGCCGCCTCCTCCCAGGTCTGGCCCGAGTGGGGCTCGGGCCAGTTCAGCCAGGAGGCGATCTGGGCCGCCACCGTCAAGCCCGGGCTGACCCAGGGCAAGAGCGTCGTCTCGATGCTGCCGGCCTGGCAGGACTCCATCGTCAAGTACGCCAAGTCCAACGGATACAAGGTCTCCCAGTGA
- a CDS encoding carbohydrate ABC transporter permease, whose protein sequence is MSRSHDHRPPHRRPVRHLGSRLLTASVLAAFLAFFVLPVLWLLLAATKTDQQLVHDNPLSFGSFHALKANWHALTAFQDNAVMQWLGNSALYAVISLVITLGVAIPAGYALAMTEFRGRHTLLVATLVVMLMPNATLVVPLFLEINAVHLIGTMWSIILPYSFYPFGVYLTYIYFTTAVPRDLLAAARMDGCSEFRVFWHIALPLATPVIALVGFFSFVANWTNYFLPYVMLPESSQMPIQVGVGSLLSNVPSFNPAVGDLAIQRPQLALATLVAITPVLVVFLFAQRFLVSGMLAGATKE, encoded by the coding sequence ATGAGCCGATCTCACGACCACCGGCCGCCGCACCGCCGGCCTGTACGGCACCTTGGCTCCCGGCTGCTGACGGCATCCGTACTGGCCGCGTTCCTCGCCTTCTTCGTGCTGCCGGTGCTGTGGCTCCTCCTCGCGGCGACCAAGACCGACCAGCAGTTGGTCCACGACAACCCGCTGTCCTTCGGCTCCTTCCATGCACTGAAGGCCAACTGGCACGCGCTCACGGCGTTCCAGGACAACGCCGTGATGCAGTGGCTGGGCAACTCCGCTCTCTACGCGGTGATCTCGCTGGTCATCACCCTCGGCGTCGCCATTCCCGCGGGATACGCACTGGCCATGACCGAGTTCCGCGGTCGGCACACCCTGCTGGTCGCGACGCTGGTCGTGATGCTCATGCCGAACGCCACACTGGTGGTGCCGTTGTTCCTGGAGATCAACGCGGTGCACCTGATCGGCACGATGTGGTCGATCATCCTGCCGTACTCGTTCTATCCGTTCGGCGTGTACCTGACGTACATCTACTTCACCACCGCCGTACCGAGGGACCTGCTGGCGGCGGCACGGATGGACGGCTGCTCGGAGTTCCGCGTCTTCTGGCACATCGCGCTGCCGCTGGCGACCCCGGTCATCGCGCTCGTGGGCTTCTTCAGCTTCGTCGCCAACTGGACCAACTACTTCCTGCCGTACGTCATGCTCCCCGAGAGCAGCCAGATGCCCATCCAGGTGGGGGTCGGATCCCTGCTCAGCAACGTGCCGTCGTTCAATCCGGCCGTCGGTGACCTGGCGATCCAGCGCCCGCAGCTGGCTCTGGCGACGCTCGTGGCCATCACGCCCGTGCTGGTCGTCTTCCTCTTCGCCCAGCGCTTCCTGGTCAGCGGGATGCTCGCCGGCGCCACAAAGGAATAG
- a CDS encoding carbohydrate ABC transporter permease: MTLTHSPAGSATRRRRGAARQSRAGMAFVAVYVVLLVAFGVLPTAYAIYFAFTDAGGTVTGFSNFVTTAQDFRFMDAVSHVAVYLAFWLLSLVVFVVALALLLHRLASGSASKALRFLYYIPGALAGAASVLVWLFMLDPTVSPVSSLLGALGFHTFGEVIAPGNLPLLFTIIAFWTGAGGWIVVMYGALNNIPTDVMEAARIDGAGAWQTAWHVQIPMLRKWIVYMVILAFAGGAQLFVEPQLLSLASVGVAGRDYSLNQLTYDFAFQMNNINGAAAVSVELLVVSVSAAAVFVARSGFFDAD; the protein is encoded by the coding sequence GTGACCCTCACCCACTCTCCGGCCGGCTCTGCCACCCGGCGCCGTCGCGGCGCCGCCCGGCAGAGCCGGGCCGGTATGGCCTTCGTCGCCGTCTACGTGGTTCTGCTGGTCGCCTTCGGTGTGCTTCCCACCGCTTACGCGATCTACTTCGCCTTCACCGATGCCGGCGGCACGGTCACGGGCTTCTCCAACTTCGTCACCACGGCGCAGGACTTCCGCTTCATGGACGCCGTGAGCCACGTCGCGGTCTACCTCGCCTTCTGGCTCCTGTCCCTTGTGGTGTTCGTGGTGGCCCTGGCGCTGCTGCTGCACCGCCTGGCCTCGGGTTCCGCCAGCAAGGCGCTGCGCTTCCTCTACTACATCCCCGGAGCGCTCGCCGGTGCCGCGAGTGTGCTGGTGTGGCTGTTCATGCTCGACCCGACGGTCAGCCCGGTCAGTTCGCTGCTGGGCGCGCTGGGGTTCCACACCTTCGGCGAGGTGATCGCGCCCGGAAACCTGCCCCTGCTGTTCACGATCATCGCCTTCTGGACCGGCGCGGGAGGATGGATCGTCGTCATGTACGGCGCGCTCAACAACATCCCCACGGACGTGATGGAAGCCGCGCGCATCGATGGCGCGGGCGCCTGGCAGACCGCCTGGCACGTGCAGATCCCGATGCTCCGCAAGTGGATCGTGTACATGGTGATCCTGGCCTTCGCGGGCGGAGCACAGCTCTTCGTCGAGCCGCAGCTGCTCTCCCTCGCCAGCGTGGGTGTGGCCGGACGCGACTACTCGCTCAACCAGCTGACGTACGACTTCGCCTTCCAGATGAACAACATCAACGGCGCCGCCGCGGTCTCCGTCGAGCTCCTGGTCGTCAGTGTGTCGGCCGCCGCCGTCTTCGTCGCACGGTCGGGGTTCTTCGATGCCGACTAG
- a CDS encoding DUF5988 family protein translates to MTDATKAVLQGGPDDLTERIVSAPEPGLDIKLPFRGGFEHFRATTRQQETSEGLLPVYEWWERTELPG, encoded by the coding sequence ATGACCGACGCGACGAAAGCAGTTCTCCAGGGCGGCCCTGACGATCTCACGGAGCGGATCGTCTCCGCCCCGGAGCCCGGGCTCGACATCAAGCTCCCGTTCCGTGGGGGGTTCGAGCACTTCAGGGCCACGACGCGTCAGCAGGAGACCTCGGAGGGCCTGTTGCCCGTGTACGAGTGGTGGGAGCGCACGGAACTCCCGGGGTAG